AACGCAGGCCCGCTGTTCCCGCCCACGCGATAGGGGCGGGAGCGCTGGGTTATACTTTACGCGCGGCGTCAGTGCGCGGTAGATCCGGGTCGGGCCCCAGCCGTTTGCCGCAGTCCAGCGTGGCTATCTCACTCAGTTCCTCTTTTTCCAGCCTGAAATCAAACACGGTGAAGTTTTCCCGAATACGCGCAGGCGTAATGGATTTGGGGATAACCACCAGGCCGCTGTCTAAATGCCAGCGGATGACGATTTGCGCCGGGCTTTTGCCATACTTTTTCGCCAGCCGATGAATCACCGGATGGTCAAATACGCCGTCACCGCCCTGAGCCAGCGGGCTCCATGACTCGGTTTGAATGTGATGCGTGGTATTCCACGTGTGTAGCATGCGCTGTTGAAACAACGGGTGCAGTTCTATCTGGTTGATAACCGGCATTACCCCGGTCTCTTCTTTCAGGCGTTGCAGGTGGTGAGGATGGAAATTGCACACACCGACGCTGCGCGCCAGCCCCTGTGCTTTGAGATTAAGCAAGCCGCGCCAGGCTTCCACATAGGTTCCCTGTTCCGGCAGCGGCCAGTGAATCAGATATAAATCAACATACTCCAGCTGCAATTTACGCAGGCTCTCTTCCAGCGCCTGACGCGGATGCGCCTGATCGCTGTTCCAGAGTTTGGTGGTGATAAACAGGTCACTGCGCGGGATGTCGGTGCTCTGCAATGCCCGACCCACACCGACCTCATTACGGTAAATGGCGGCAGTATCAATGGCACGATAGCCGATATTGAGCGCTTCGGTGACGGCAGCAGTGGCCTGCTCATTGCTGGCCTGCCAGACGCCTAAGCCCAATTGGGGCATCACATTGCCATCAGCCAGTTTGACCAGCGGTTGCATCGTCATGGTGTTCTCCTTGTGAGGTTACCTTTTGAGCCTGTGGCGGTGAAGCCCGGCAGTGTGGCAGAACGAAGGCGAGGTGTCAGGATGGTGACGCTGCCTGAGCGGCGGCGTCTGAATGCGTGTTTCGCCGAAGACAGTCCGGGCCGATGAGCCGCCCGGACATCTTCTTAAGCGTAGCCGAAAAACCGGCATTGCGTGAGTTAGCGAGCCGCCTCGTATACGCGCTGGCTTATCTCCAGCGAAATATCCTGGTGTTCGCCTAACGCCGTCATCCCGTGTTCTGCCAGTTTCGCCACCAGCGCAGGGATCGAGCTGCCATCAAGCTGGTAGTCGGAGAAGCGGGTAGGGACGCCCATTTTTTCGAAGAAAGCGCGCGTTGCAGCAATAGCCCCGTCGATACGCTCATCATCCGTACCCTCGCGCAGGCCCCAGACGCGCTCGGCGTATTGCAGCAGTTTTTCGCGTTTCTGCACCCGGCGTTCGTTGAGCATGGCAGGCAGCACAATCGCCAGCGTCTGGGCGTGATCCAGACCGTGCATGGCGGTGATTTCATGGCCCAGCATATGGGTTGACCAATCCTGAGGAACACCGGCACCAATCAGGCCATTGAGCGCCATCGTCGCGCTCCACATCACGTTAGCGCGCACCGCGTAATTCTGCGGCTCTTGCAGCGCGCGCGGGCCTTCTTCAATCAGGGTCAGCAACAGCCCTTCACTGAAGCGATCCTGGACTTTGCCATCGACCGGGTAGGTCAGATACTGTTCAACGGTGTGCACGAAGGCATCAACAACGCCGTTGGCTATCTGGCGTGCAGGCAACGTATAGGTGACAACCGGATCAAGCACGGCAAAGACCGGGCGCACGAGGTCGTTCATAAACGCCTGTTTGTCGCCGGTGGTTTTACGGGTAATCACTGCGCCGCTGTTGGATTCCGAACCGGTGGCCGGTAAGGTGAGCACCACGCCCAGTGGCAGCGCCTGAGTGATTTCTGCGCCCCAGGTTTGCAGAATATGCCACGGATCTTCAGCCGCGCTGTAGTGTGCGGCGGCGGCGATAAATTTGGTGCCATCGGCGACGGAGCCACCGCCCACGGCCAGCAGGAAGTCAATGTTCTCCTTACGCACGATGTCTACGGCTTTCATCAGCGTTTCGTAAGTCGGGTTCGGTTCAATACCGGAAAATTCCAGCACATTGTGGCCTGCCAGTGCCGTCATCACCTGGTCGAATACGCCGTTTTGTTTGATGCTGCCGCCGCCGTAGGTGATAAGGATGCGCGCATCCGCCGGGATCTGCGCTGCCAGGGCGGCGATTTGGCCTTCGCCAAAGAGAATTTTCGTCGGGGTATGAAGCGTAAAGTTCTGCATGGTTGTCTCTCTTGTGATTTTATTGATCCAGTTTAAAGCCCTGCTGTAACAGTGCCGGCAGGACATTCGGAAAATAGACGTGTTGATAGTAGCTGGCGGTATTGCTGCCCCAGGGCTCACCGTCGTGACGTCCTGTTTGCTGCCAGTGCTCCATTAATCGTTGGTTATATTGCTCAATTGCGCCAGCCAGCGCCTCGCGCTGGTAGACCTCGTCATGGCGGAATGTGGATAGCGGC
This sequence is a window from Dickeya aquatica. Protein-coding genes within it:
- the dkgA gene encoding 2,5-didehydrogluconate reductase DkgA, which translates into the protein MTMQPLVKLADGNVMPQLGLGVWQASNEQATAAVTEALNIGYRAIDTAAIYRNEVGVGRALQSTDIPRSDLFITTKLWNSDQAHPRQALEESLRKLQLEYVDLYLIHWPLPEQGTYVEAWRGLLNLKAQGLARSVGVCNFHPHHLQRLKEETGVMPVINQIELHPLFQQRMLHTWNTTHHIQTESWSPLAQGGDGVFDHPVIHRLAKKYGKSPAQIVIRWHLDSGLVVIPKSITPARIRENFTVFDFRLEKEELSEIATLDCGKRLGPDPDLPRTDAARKV
- the yqhD gene encoding alcohol dehydrogenase translates to MQNFTLHTPTKILFGEGQIAALAAQIPADARILITYGGGSIKQNGVFDQVMTALAGHNVLEFSGIEPNPTYETLMKAVDIVRKENIDFLLAVGGGSVADGTKFIAAAAHYSAAEDPWHILQTWGAEITQALPLGVVLTLPATGSESNSGAVITRKTTGDKQAFMNDLVRPVFAVLDPVVTYTLPARQIANGVVDAFVHTVEQYLTYPVDGKVQDRFSEGLLLTLIEEGPRALQEPQNYAVRANVMWSATMALNGLIGAGVPQDWSTHMLGHEITAMHGLDHAQTLAIVLPAMLNERRVQKREKLLQYAERVWGLREGTDDERIDGAIAATRAFFEKMGVPTRFSDYQLDGSSIPALVAKLAEHGMTALGEHQDISLEISQRVYEAAR